Proteins from a genomic interval of Quercus robur chromosome 9, dhQueRobu3.1, whole genome shotgun sequence:
- the LOC126699816 gene encoding uncharacterized protein LOC126699816 — MQTALHLSLSLCVNSNGIKIAIGKKKLMSSAPWKGEEEAPEEFQDAKLKVTKQQPGAESVLHVPRKKKDKSKRHDHDDYDDDSLVEIDPQLRYSFQRNYQFLQRVFSIDTIVKPLQPAMAYNVSRNLNFFTHIFTQFFDPEGIANAHKSLGIGQEEKARCVR, encoded by the exons ATGCAAACAGCACTacacctctctctttctctctgtgtAAACTCTAATGGAATAAAAATAGCAATTGGGAAGAAGAAGTTGATGTCATCGGCGCCATGGAAGGGCGAAGAGGAAGCCCCGGAAGAGTTCCAAGACGCGAAGCTCAAAGTCACAAAGCAGCAGCCTGGAGCCGAGTCAGTGTTGCACGTGCCTCGCAAGAAGAAGGACAAGTCCAAACGCCACGACCATGACGATTACGATGATGATTCCCTCGTCGAGATTGACCCCCAGCTTCGCTACAGCTTTCAACGTAACTACCAG TTTCTTCAACGAGTATTCAGCATTGACACCATTGTGAAACCTCTTCAACCCGCCATGGCCTACAATGTTTCCCGCAACTTGAACTTCTTCACGCACATTTTCACGCAGTTCTTTG ATCCAGAAGGTATAGCAAATGCCCACAAATCATTAGGGATAGGACAGGAAGAGAAAGCTCGCTGCGTTcgttga